The sequence AAAATGCAAATGGTGAGTCAGGTACACACTCATGAACGGCAATACCATCGTTCCACTTCGGTTGATGAGCATAATAAAAGCCAGCAGCCAAATGTTGCGCGGCAAACCACTAAAAGCATTTTTGTAGAGCGTATATATAGATTTCATGTTAATACAGTGTACAATGTTAAAAATAAAAAAGGTGTTGGTTTGTCTGTACAAACCAACACCCAAAATATAAAATATCCTACGTTACAAGCGTTTTATTTTTTACCCTTCAAAATGTTTTGATATTCCGTTGGGCTTTGTAAAACCTTTAGAGCTGCTTGCAAATCTACGTCATTATCAAAAGAGGCTTCTTTTACACCTTTCTCATAATAATAACGCGAAACGATTTCTTGTTCGAGGTATTCTTTAATTTCCTCTTTGTTTTTTACCAAATCAAGTTCTTTGTTATGAGAAACACGTTTTTTGAGTTGGTCTATTTGCTCTTTGATATCGTCGTAATATTTTTCCTTTTTGGCGTTGGCCGTCAAGTCGTTGAGGTCTGTTTCTACTTTCGTGATGTAGTCGTATTCCTTACCGCTGAGCCATTTCATAAAATGCTCGTATTCAGCGTCAGAGACTTTAAATTTCTTAGCCGAAACAATACTCTGATGCGCTGCTGCATATTCGGTGGCATAGTCAAACAACAAGCCTTTATTAAGCAAACTTATCGTAATTGGAGCAGTGTTAGGACGCTCTACATCAACGTCTGGTGTTACGCCACCGCCATCATACACCACGCGGCCATTGCTTGTTTTGAATGCCACGCGCAAAGAATCCGCAATGCGGCTTGCCGCGCCATCTTCATTTTTATGCGAATAATCAATGGCCTGAATGCAACGACCACTCGGAATATAATACTTCGCCGTCGTGATTTTGAGTTGCGAGTTATATGAAAGTGGGCGCGTAGCCTGCACCAACCCTTTACCAAAAGTACGTTGGCCAACCAAAACACCTCTATCGTAGTCTTGCATTACGCCCGCCACGATTTCGGAAGCCGACGCACTGCGGCCACTGGTCAGAATCGCCACAGGAATATCTACGTCCAAAGGTGGGTTCAGGGCTGTATAGTTTTTGTTCCAGTCCGTCATTTTGCCTTTGGTACTTACCACTAACTTATCTTTTGGCACAAAAAGGTTAGCAATGTTTACGGCCTCGTTGAGCAAACCGCCTGGATTATCGCGCAAATCAAACACGATTTTTTTCGCGCCTTTTTCCTTGAGTTCCGTTACGGCTTTGCGCACTTCTTTGGAAGCGTCGGACGTAAAATCCGTCAGATGCAAATAGCCGACCTCATCGTTTACCATACCATAATACGGCACGTTGTCGATCTTGATGCGTTGGCGCGTAATTTCGATGTTCATCGTCTCTTTTTGCCCAAAACGCTTTACTTTCAGCTTCACGGCTGTTCCCGCTTGGCCTTTGAGCAACTTGCTCACATCGTTAGAATTTTTCTTGGCCGCGTCCACGCCATCTATTTCCAAGATTTCGTCGCCGATTCTAAGGCCTGCCTTTTGCGCTGGGAAATTTTCGTAAGGCATGAGCACCAACGTTTTATTATTGCGTTTGCCAATGATTGCGCCGATGCCGCCATACTGACCAGTGGTCATGGTGCGGTAGTCCTCGATTTCGTCTTCGGGAATGTAATTGGTGTATGGGTCAAGTGAATTGAGCATGGCATCAATTCCCGTTTTCATCAATTTGTTAGGGCTCACTTCGTCCACATAATAAGTATTGACTTCCTTAAAAAGTGTGGCGAAAATGTCCATGTTTTTGGCTATCTCAAAGTATTTTTCGGTGGGATTGCCAGCAGCAATAGTCAGCGCAGCCGCGCCAATAATTGTACTGGGAATGAGCCATTTTTTAAGTCTTGTATTCATGGTATTTTACTTTGAAAGGGTTTGTAAATAAAACAAATTTGTTGGCCTAATATTTTAACCAACCCCAAAAAATTAGGTGTTTGGCGTTTGTGCCAAAGCCGTTTTTAATTTCTCTACTGCCCAAATTAGTTTTTTTTCGATAATTTGAAAAGGCAATATTTCTTTAGCGGTATAAATAAAAGCAATATGCAGTTGTTTTTCGGGATAAATGGGCGGCCAATTCACCAAATGTTTTTGCAGGCGATAAGCCTCACGGATGCGGCGTTTGAGCAAGTTACGCACGACGGCACGCTTGAAATTACGGCGTGGCACACTGATAAGTATTTGTAAATCATCACCTTTTGCTTCGCCTTGGGGTTGATACTTGGCCAAGATGCGCAGCGGATACGCCGAAGCCGAGGCATCGTGTTGCCTGAAAAGTTCGTCTATACTTTTGCGACTACACAAACGCTCATTTTTACCAAATCCAAACGACAAAGAAGCCTTATTTTTATCCATAATCACCAAAAACGAAAGGGCAATTATACACAAATGCCCCGACTTTTGCGCAGTCGGGGCATTGTTTCAAATTCCGATTCTAAGCTAACACATTGAGCAAATTGATACTAAATATTTTAACCAACCATAATGGCCAAGCGACTCAACTCGCCCGAAACCTTTAGTTTGGCCTTACCTGTGGCATGTTCATTGATTTCAAAACGCCATTTGCCGTCTCGTACCACAAAGTTAATACAACTTCCTTTTTGTGCAAGCCCATCTTTAGCCGTAACAATAAGCGTTCCTGCGCCAACTTGTTTAATCGCCTCTGCCAGCTCATTACTTTTGGGTGTCGGGATATAAAGCAACTGACAATCAGATACTTTACTTACATCAGAAAAACGTTTAACGATTATTTTTTTGCCGTTTACGTAACGAGTAGAGGCGATACGCTCCAAATCAGGCATCACTGTTTCATTACCCAATACACCTATTACAAATTCTGGTTGTGCACTGCTCTCTGGCCACTGTATGTATTTGAGAAAATTCATCACAAACATACTATGAAATTTATAATCATCTTGGGCATACGAAATAGACACAACCCCGTGAAATAGTATCAGAATTGAAAGTATTATTTTTTTCATAAACACAATATTTTGCAATACAAAAATAATGCGCTTTATACCATGAATATGTTACGACAAAATAATATTTTGATTACTAAAATATATACATTTAAAAATAATCAAATCAAAAATAATAATAAGAACAAACCAGCTAATTAAAATAAAAATAAACGTATTTAAGCAAAAAATAAATAAAATTATATTTTTGTTAATATTTTCTAATTGTTATCTAAAAACAACCTGAATATAAAAAACCCAACCTTGTAAGATTGGGTCTTATTAGTTAATTTATTTTAAGAAACTGCACTGGTTACAGGTACAAGATTGTCTAGCTCGTCTTCCGTAAAAATTCTTGAGCGAATCAGGAAACGAACGCCGTGCGGGATTTCGATAGAAAAACTCGCGCCCCTACCCTCCACTACGTCCAAGGTGAGTTGCGTATGCTTCCAATACTCGAACTGAAAGCCGCTCATATAAAATTTTGCGCCATGTACTTCGCCCAAACAAACGTCGCTTTCGCCCAAGCGAAATTCGCCTTCCTCGAAACACATCGGGGCAGAACCATCGCAGCAGCCGCCGCTCTGATGAAAAATAATGTTGCAGCCATGCTCAGTGCGTAACTTATCCATGAGGGCGCAAGCCGCTGGCGTGGCCAAAATTCGTGCTACTGGTGTCATTTGGTTTTGGAGTTTGAGTTATAAATTTTTAAATCAATTATTTAACCTATTTGCTTGATTTTTAGTTTACACAATAGCCCAAACGTAAAACGCTTGGGCTATAGAACAACAAACAAACACACATAAATAATATTCTTAAAAACAGGATTACAAGCTACTTTTATCGAGTAACTCGCAACACTTTTGAGACTCTCGGCAGAGAAAAAATCACGCAAAAAGTATCAAAACTTAATATATACTTCAATAATAGAATTAGTCATAAAAAACTTTTTCTATCAAAAAAAAGCCTTCTATTTCGTATTCCAAACCATGATTTGTAGTAGCGTAAACAGAGGCTTTTTAATATCTTATCGTACCAAAATATACGACATTGTTTATTCTACATCATTTGCCCAAAAATAACCTACATATTAGCTGATATTAACCAAAGGCAAACATCTGGGTACTAAAGTATCGCCTCCATTTAGAGCGCAACGCAATCACTTATGCAGTCCAATCGGAGATACAGTTGCACACAAGGCTACTTGCATACCATAGAAGCATTTTTAAAAAGGATTTTTCTTCAGTATTAACAACCCAATCAGTTCCCTACTTTTAGGTTAAGTTTAATGCTTATTCGGATATAAAACTGACTTGTTTTTATTCAAAATAAATCTTCATAATCCAAAAAATGTTGGTCGCTCGAACAACGATGTCGAAATGGAATTTGAAACAGGCATTAAACAAATGCCAACACCTGTTTCAACCCCAAAAAATAAACTATTTAATTAACAATGAATTGCAGAATAATTCTAACAACTACTACCGTTGGTATCTATTAAAAGAAACCAAGTTTGTTTTTGTTGTAAGAGATAAGCATGTTTTTGTTTTGGCGGAAGTGG is a genomic window of Flexibacter flexilis DSM 6793 containing:
- a CDS encoding S41 family peptidase, with translation MNTRLKKWLIPSTIIGAAALTIAAGNPTEKYFEIAKNMDIFATLFKEVNTYYVDEVSPNKLMKTGIDAMLNSLDPYTNYIPEDEIEDYRTMTTGQYGGIGAIIGKRNNKTLVLMPYENFPAQKAGLRIGDEILEIDGVDAAKKNSNDVSKLLKGQAGTAVKLKVKRFGQKETMNIEITRQRIKIDNVPYYGMVNDEVGYLHLTDFTSDASKEVRKAVTELKEKGAKKIVFDLRDNPGGLLNEAVNIANLFVPKDKLVVSTKGKMTDWNKNYTALNPPLDVDIPVAILTSGRSASASEIVAGVMQDYDRGVLVGQRTFGKGLVQATRPLSYNSQLKITTAKYYIPSGRCIQAIDYSHKNEDGAASRIADSLRVAFKTSNGRVVYDGGGVTPDVDVERPNTAPITISLLNKGLLFDYATEYAAAHQSIVSAKKFKVSDAEYEHFMKWLSGKEYDYITKVETDLNDLTANAKKEKYYDDIKEQIDQLKKRVSHNKELDLVKNKEEIKEYLEQEIVSRYYYEKGVKEASFDNDVDLQAALKVLQSPTEYQNILKGKK
- a CDS encoding ribonuclease P protein component, whose protein sequence is MCIIALSFLVIMDKNKASLSFGFGKNERLCSRKSIDELFRQHDASASAYPLRILAKYQPQGEAKGDDLQILISVPRRNFKRAVVRNLLKRRIREAYRLQKHLVNWPPIYPEKQLHIAFIYTAKEILPFQIIEKKLIWAVEKLKTALAQTPNT
- a CDS encoding YfiR family protein, with translation MKKIILSILILFHGVVSISYAQDDYKFHSMFVMNFLKYIQWPESSAQPEFVIGVLGNETVMPDLERIASTRYVNGKKIIVKRFSDVSKVSDCQLLYIPTPKSNELAEAIKQVGAGTLIVTAKDGLAQKGSCINFVVRDGKWRFEINEHATGKAKLKVSGELSRLAIMVG
- a CDS encoding DUF779 domain-containing protein codes for the protein MTPVARILATPAACALMDKLRTEHGCNIIFHQSGGCCDGSAPMCFEEGEFRLGESDVCLGEVHGAKFYMSGFQFEYWKHTQLTLDVVEGRGASFSIEIPHGVRFLIRSRIFTEDELDNLVPVTSAVS